The Sulfurimonas hydrogeniphila genome includes a window with the following:
- a CDS encoding OadG family protein, with protein sequence MEANLIMEGVKFMFLGMGTVFVFLIIMILSVNLMSLIIHKFFPEPQAAEETVSGNATQQQQDNKKIIAAITAAIAHHKQG encoded by the coding sequence ATGGAAGCAAACCTCATTATGGAGGGAGTTAAATTTATGTTTTTAGGAATGGGAACAGTGTTCGTATTTCTAATTATAATGATTCTTTCAGTCAATCTGATGTCATTGATAATACATAAATTTTTTCCTGAACCACAGGCAGCTGAAGAGACTGTTTCTGGGAATGCAACACAGCAACAACAAGACAACAAAAAGATAATTGCAGCAATAACAGCTGCAATTGCACACCATAAACAAGGTTAA
- a CDS encoding biotin/lipoyl-containing protein, producing the protein MAKKFIDVMDTTFRDGFQSVFGGRVLMEDFFPAVEAAKMAGINHFEFGGGARFQSLYFYLREDAFEMMDKFRKIVGPDANLQTLARGVNTVMLDTGSKELIDLHAKMFKKHGTTTIRNFDALNDVENLKYSAERIKHHGLKHEAVVTMMDLPPGCHGAHNVEFYEKTLRDILDSGLPFDSICFKDASGTSNPQKVFETITMARKLLGEDTHIRLHTHETAGVSVAAYMAALEAGVDGIDMAASPVSGGTSQPDILTMLHATKGMNYDLGGLELGKILTYEKELQSCLSDYFMPPEATMVSPIIPFSPMPGGALTANTQMMRDNGIMDKFPDVIAAMQEVVEKGGYGTSVTPVSQFYFQQALNNVMQGPWKAIAPGYGKMVLGYFGKTPVEPDPEIVKIASEQLKLEPTTKKALDLADADPAKSLENWINRLKEEGIEITEENIFIAAACQEKGITFLKGEGELNVRKISEMKKETEKDCEGSSMGSGNYTVVVDGQKFSVQVAEGDADIQVTAVNGESTAPSTTSAAPAVSGNDVEIKALLPGNVWKIVANPGQSVNEGDVIMILESMKMEIDVVAPRGGVIKSINVATNDKVVEGQVVAVLG; encoded by the coding sequence ATGGCTAAGAAATTTATAGATGTAATGGATACAACTTTCAGGGATGGTTTCCAGTCAGTATTTGGTGGACGTGTATTGATGGAAGATTTTTTTCCGGCAGTAGAAGCCGCAAAAATGGCAGGTATTAACCACTTTGAATTTGGTGGGGGAGCAAGATTTCAATCATTATACTTTTATTTGAGAGAAGATGCATTTGAAATGATGGACAAGTTCCGTAAAATTGTAGGTCCGGATGCAAATTTGCAGACACTTGCCCGCGGAGTAAATACTGTAATGCTGGATACCGGTTCAAAAGAACTGATAGACCTGCATGCAAAAATGTTTAAAAAACACGGAACAACGACAATCCGTAACTTTGATGCACTCAATGATGTGGAAAACCTGAAGTATTCTGCTGAGAGAATCAAACATCACGGCTTGAAACATGAAGCGGTTGTAACTATGATGGACTTGCCACCGGGATGTCACGGTGCTCATAATGTCGAGTTTTATGAAAAAACACTTCGTGATATTCTGGACAGCGGTCTTCCGTTTGACAGTATCTGTTTTAAAGATGCAAGCGGGACATCAAATCCTCAAAAAGTTTTTGAGACCATTACAATGGCAAGAAAACTTTTAGGAGAAGATACACACATACGTCTGCATACACATGAGACTGCCGGTGTTTCTGTAGCTGCTTATATGGCTGCGCTTGAGGCGGGTGTTGACGGTATAGATATGGCAGCTTCTCCTGTAAGCGGTGGAACATCTCAGCCTGATATTTTGACAATGCTTCATGCAACAAAGGGAATGAATTATGACCTTGGCGGACTTGAACTTGGTAAAATTCTTACTTATGAGAAAGAGTTACAGTCATGTCTGAGTGATTATTTTATGCCTCCTGAAGCGACAATGGTTTCTCCGATTATTCCATTTTCACCAATGCCTGGCGGTGCTTTGACTGCAAATACGCAAATGATGCGCGACAACGGCATCATGGATAAATTCCCGGATGTTATCGCGGCAATGCAGGAAGTAGTAGAAAAAGGCGGTTACGGTACATCGGTAACGCCGGTTTCTCAGTTTTATTTCCAACAGGCGCTTAACAATGTAATGCAGGGACCATGGAAAGCCATTGCCCCTGGTTACGGAAAAATGGTTTTAGGATACTTCGGAAAAACTCCGGTTGAACCGGATCCGGAAATTGTTAAAATTGCTTCAGAGCAGTTAAAACTTGAGCCGACAACAAAAAAAGCACTTGATTTGGCAGATGCGGATCCTGCAAAATCTTTAGAGAACTGGATTAACAGACTTAAAGAAGAAGGTATAGAAATAACAGAAGAAAATATTTTTATAGCGGCTGCATGCCAGGAAAAAGGAATCACTTTCCTTAAAGGTGAAGGTGAGTTAAACGTTCGTAAAATATCAGAAATGAAAAAAGAAACAGAAAAAGATTGTGAAGGAAGTTCAATGGGTAGCGGAAATTATACAGTAGTAGTAGATGGTCAAAAGTTTAGTGTTCAAGTAGCAGAGGGTGATGCAGATATTCAGGTAACAGCAGTAAATGGTGAGAGCACTGCTCCATCAACAACTTCGGCAGCACCTGCTGTGTCAGGAAATGATGTAGAAATCAAAGCACTTCTTCCGGGTAATGTTTGGAAAATTGTCGCAAATCCGGGTCAAAGTGTTAACGAAGGT